TTGTACAGCGCGCCACGGTCCGCGAGGTAGACGCCGGACAGGATCTTCATCATGGTCGACTTGCCGGCGCCGTTCTCGCCCATCAGCGCGTGCACGCGGCCGGCATGGACGCTCAGGCCCACGTTGTCCAGCGCGGTCACGCCGGCGAAGGCCTTGCACAGGCCGCTCGCGTGGAGCAGCGCGTCGCGGGCGGCGGCGGGCACGGCCGCATCGGGTGGGGACGCGAGCGGGGACAGCGTCATCGGCATGGCGGGGGCTCCGGTGGAATGCAAGGATGCGGGGATGCGCGCGACGGCTCAGCGCTTGGCGAAGGTCTGGTAGTTGTCGGGCGTCACCAGCTCAAAGGGGATCAGCACTTCGGGCGGCACGTCCTTGGCGCCGGCGGCCATCTTGACGGCCGCGTCCACCGCGCCGCGCCCCTGCCCCTTGGCGTCCTGGAACACCGTGGCGACCAGGCCGCCGCGCCGCATCTCGGCCAGCCCATCGGGCGTCGCATCCACGCCGGCCACCAGGATGGCCTTGGGCGAGATGCCCGCCTGGCGCATCGCCAACAGCGCGCCGATCGCCATTTCGTCGTTGTTGGAGGCCACCGCATCGATCCGGGTGCCGGCCGACAGCCAGCGGCTCATCAGGTTGAGCGCTTCGTTGCGCTGCCAGTTGGCGGTCTGCTGCTCCACCACCTTGATGCCGGGGTACTTCTTGACGATGTCCATCACGCCCTGCGTGCGCACGCGCGCGGCATCGGCGGACAGCCCGCCCTGCATGATGGCGAGGTTGCCCTTGCCGCCCATCTGCCTGGCCAGGTATTCCATCTGCAGGTGGCCCGCGACCAGTTCGTCCGAGCCGACGAACACGGCGCCGTTGCCCAGCTTCTCGAACGGCTTGCGGTTGACGTAGACCAGCGGGATGCCGGCCCGGCGCGCGGCCTCGGTCATGCGCGCGGTGGCGGAGGTGTCGACCGGGTTGACGATGATGGCCGACGCCTTCTGCGAGATGAAGGTCTCGACCTGGCTGATCTGGCGGCCCACGTCGGCGCGCGCATCCTCGAACTGCACATCGACGCCCTTGAGCGCCTTGGCGTGCGCCTGCATGGCCTGGCGCATCAGCGTCAGAAAATTGTCATCGAAAGCGGATATCGATACACCGATCTTGGTCTGCGCAAAGACCGCGAGCGGCAGCAGCCAGGCGGCCGCGAATGCCATCCATCGTTTCATGTCGTCTCCTTCCTCGGTGGGTCGGCGCGGCCTGCCGTGTCTGTGTGGTGCCGGCAGTGTCCGCGGGCCTCCGGTCACGCCAGGGCGGCCGGTTGCGTGGAGGCATTCTAGGTCGGGGCACCCTCGAAGGCAAACACAATTCTATTTTTGTTTTTTCAGAAATTTATTTCCACTTTGAGCCTGCGCGCCGTATGCGTGCATCCGGCCCCCCGGGCCTGCTAGACGTTTTCCGGCGTCAGCAACTGGAACGGCAGCGAATGGCGCCGCGTGGGGGCATGGGCGCCATCGGCCTCGAGCGCGTCGAGCATGCTGCCGATCACGATGCGCGCCAGCAGCGGCAGCGGCGTGCTGATCGACAGATCGATCACCCCGTCGATGAGCGCGGCGACCGTGGCGTCGCGGGCGTCATGGCACAGCACCACGGGGCGCCTGGGCGAGGGGGTCTCGCGCAGCGCCCGGATCACGCCGACCGACCCGCCGCCGGCCACGTACAGCCCGGCCAGATCGGGGTGACGCGCCAGCAGCGTGACGGTGGCTTCGTAGGCCACGGCGTCATCGTCCAGGCTCAGTTGCGCTTCGAGCACGTCGAGCGGTTCGGGGCAGGCCCGCAGGTAGGCCCGGAAGCCCATCTCCCAGGCCTCCTGGCAGGCGTAGCGCTGGCTGCCCACCAGCACGCCCACCTTGCCCGGCGCCCGCGCCGGGCGTGCCAGCCGCGCCATCGCCCAGCCGGCGGTGCGGCCCACCTTGCGGCTGTCCAGCCCCACGTAGCCCGCGCATTCCGGCGCGCCGATCTCGGTCAGCAGCGCGAACACCGGGCACGGCCGGCGCGACAGTTCCGCCACCGCGGCGTTCACGTGCGGATGGTCCATCGCCACCACGCCCACCGCATCGGCGCGGCGGCCGGCGTCCATCAGCCGCTGCGCGACCGCCTGCGGGGCGATGTCGCCCACGTAGTCGATCAGCACGGTGCAGTGCGCGCGGGTCTCGGCCTGCGCGGCTTCTTGCAGGCAGCGCGCCATCGCCTGATAGAACGGCTCGGCTTTCTGCAGGCAGAAAGCCAGCGTGTGCGAGCGCTGGCTGGCGGCGATGCGGCGCCGCATCAGTTCGGTGCCGTGCCAGCCCAGCGCCTCGGCCGCGGCCAGCACGCGCGCCGCGGTGGCATCGCGCACCGGCAGGCGGCTGTTGAACACGCGATCAACCGTGGCCACGCTGACCCCGGCGGCCTTGGCGACCGTTCCCAGGGTGGGCCGTCGGGCGGAGGCTTCGAGCATGGCGTCTCCTGCTGGTTTTTGCGAGTTGCACCCGCACATGGCGTGATGGAAATGATTGGTTATTTCATTGCAAATTGCAAAAACATTTCCACATTCCTACGATGGCCGCACCCCCACCCTCACACAGGTGCCCCATGCCACGCTCCCCCCATCCGCACGCCGCCTATCGCTTGATCGGCGGCGCCGGCGACGACGCCGTCGCGCACGGACTCGCCAATGCCGCCTGGTACCAATGCCCGGTGCCCCGGCCCCTGATGAAAGACCTGATGAAGCGGCGGGACGGCCGCGCCATCCTCGATACCATGCTGTGGTTCACCGCGATCGGCGTGGCAGGGGCGCTGGCCGTGTGGGCCTGGACGCTGCAGTCGTGGTGGGCCCTGCCCGCCTTCCTGCTGTATGCCGGGCTCTACGCCGGGCCCGCCGATTCGCGCTGGCACGAATGCGGCCACGGCACGGCGCTCAAGACACGCTGGATGAACGACACGCTGTACCAGGTGGCCGCCTTCATGCTGCTGCGCCAGCCGACCGTCTGGCGCTGGAGCCACGCCCGCCACCACACCGATACGCTGGTCACCGGCCGCGACCCCGAGATCGCCGTGCCGCGCCCGCCCAGCCTGCTGTACCTGGGCCTGGCGCTGTTCAACCTGCGCGGCGGCCTGCGCGAACTGCGCGCCGTGCTGCGGCATGCGCGCGGCGCGGTGGGCGCGGCGGAGGCGACCTTCGTTCCCGCCACCGAACACCGCAAGGTGGTGCGCGAAGCCCGCGCGTGGCTGGCGCTCTATGCGGCCATCGCCGTGGCCTGCGTGGCGACGCGATCGATCCTGCCGGCCCTGCTGGTGGGGCCGGTGCCGGCGCTGGCAGGCGCCTGGCTGTACCTGTTCTTCGGGCTGCCGCAGCACGCCGGGCTGCCGGAGAACGTGCTCGACCACCGGCTCAACTGCCGCACCGTCTACATGAACCCGGTGTTCCGCTTCCTGTACTGGAACATGAACTACCACGTCGAGCACCACATGTTCCCGATGGTGCCGTACCACGCGCTGCCGCGGCTGCACGAGGCCATCCGCGCCGACTGCCCCACCCCGTATCCGAACATGCTGAGCGCCTACCGCGAGATCGTCGCCGCCGTCCTGCGGCAGCGGCGCGACCCCGCGTACTTCGTGCGGCGCGAACTGCCGCCCCAGGCAGGCCCGGCCCGGTTCGCCCCCGTGGCCACGGCCGCCCCGGCCACCCCCGTTCCATCCCAACCAGGAGACAGCGATGCCCCAATGGATTCCGGTCTGCTCGTTCGATGAGATCGACGACGAAGACGTGCTGCGTTTCGACCACGGCGGCCGCACCTACGCGCTCTACCGCTACGACAACCAGGTCTACGCCTCGGCCGGGCTGTGCACGCACGAGCGCGTGCACCTCGCCGACGGCCTGCTGATGGAATACGTGATCGAGTGTCCGAAGCACAACGGCCGCTTCGACATCCGCGACGGCCGCGCGCTGGGCGCGCCGGTGTGCGAGCATCTGCGCACGCACCGGGCACGGGTGGAGGATGGGGTGGTGCAGGTGGAGTTGGACTAAGCAGCCAGGGCGGCGGGCATCCACGAATGCCGCCGCCCTCGTCTTGCCTCGCTGTATCCAATTGGATACGCTGATCCGCTCCGACACGTTCGACCAGTGGCTTGAATAACTGCGCGACAAGCGCGCCAAGGCGCG
The sequence above is drawn from the Ralstonia solanacearum K60 genome and encodes:
- a CDS encoding sugar ABC transporter substrate-binding protein; its protein translation is MKRWMAFAAAWLLPLAVFAQTKIGVSISAFDDNFLTLMRQAMQAHAKALKGVDVQFEDARADVGRQISQVETFISQKASAIIVNPVDTSATARMTEAARRAGIPLVYVNRKPFEKLGNGAVFVGSDELVAGHLQMEYLARQMGGKGNLAIMQGGLSADAARVRTQGVMDIVKKYPGIKVVEQQTANWQRNEALNLMSRWLSAGTRIDAVASNNDEMAIGALLAMRQAGISPKAILVAGVDATPDGLAEMRRGGLVATVFQDAKGQGRGAVDAAVKMAAGAKDVPPEVLIPFELVTPDNYQTFAKR
- a CDS encoding LacI family DNA-binding transcriptional regulator, with the protein product MLEASARRPTLGTVAKAAGVSVATVDRVFNSRLPVRDATAARVLAAAEALGWHGTELMRRRIAASQRSHTLAFCLQKAEPFYQAMARCLQEAAQAETRAHCTVLIDYVGDIAPQAVAQRLMDAGRRADAVGVVAMDHPHVNAAVAELSRRPCPVFALLTEIGAPECAGYVGLDSRKVGRTAGWAMARLARPARAPGKVGVLVGSQRYACQEAWEMGFRAYLRACPEPLDVLEAQLSLDDDAVAYEATVTLLARHPDLAGLYVAGGGSVGVIRALRETPSPRRPVVLCHDARDATVAALIDGVIDLSISTPLPLLARIVIGSMLDALEADGAHAPTRRHSLPFQLLTPENV
- a CDS encoding fatty acid desaturase family protein; translated protein: MPRSPHPHAAYRLIGGAGDDAVAHGLANAAWYQCPVPRPLMKDLMKRRDGRAILDTMLWFTAIGVAGALAVWAWTLQSWWALPAFLLYAGLYAGPADSRWHECGHGTALKTRWMNDTLYQVAAFMLLRQPTVWRWSHARHHTDTLVTGRDPEIAVPRPPSLLYLGLALFNLRGGLRELRAVLRHARGAVGAAEATFVPATEHRKVVREARAWLALYAAIAVACVATRSILPALLVGPVPALAGAWLYLFFGLPQHAGLPENVLDHRLNCRTVYMNPVFRFLYWNMNYHVEHHMFPMVPYHALPRLHEAIRADCPTPYPNMLSAYREIVAAVLRQRRDPAYFVRRELPPQAGPARFAPVATAAPATPVPSQPGDSDAPMDSGLLVR
- a CDS encoding MocE family 2Fe-2S type ferredoxin codes for the protein MPQWIPVCSFDEIDDEDVLRFDHGGRTYALYRYDNQVYASAGLCTHERVHLADGLLMEYVIECPKHNGRFDIRDGRALGAPVCEHLRTHRARVEDGVVQVELD